Proteins from a genomic interval of Desulfovibrio litoralis DSM 11393:
- a CDS encoding isoamylase early set domain-containing protein, whose amino-acid sequence MPIIKTYNKVGDKCRVRFKLFKDDIKNAKEVALAASFTDWELNPMKILKDGSASIEFSLPCGEKHCYRYVLNSSEWINDPEADEYTASGFEGVQNSVVAL is encoded by the coding sequence ATGCCCATTATTAAAACTTATAACAAAGTTGGCGATAAGTGTAGAGTTCGTTTTAAACTGTTTAAAGACGACATTAAAAATGCAAAAGAAGTTGCGTTGGCGGCTAGCTTTACCGATTGGGAGTTAAACCCCATGAAAATACTTAAAGATGGTTCGGCAAGCATTGAATTTTCATTACCTTGTGGAGAAAAGCATTGTTATAGATATGTTTTAAACTCCTCGGAATGGATCAATGACCCCGAAGCCGACGAGTATACAGCTTCCGGTTTTGAAGGTGTTCAAAATTCCGTAGTGGCGTTATAA